A window from Prochlorococcus marinus CUG1435 encodes these proteins:
- the mnmE gene encoding tRNA uridine-5-carboxymethylaminomethyl(34) synthesis GTPase MnmE gives MDSIVTTEDTIAAIASAISIGKGGVAIIRVSGKESINSCKKIVQTKSKYAWESHRVFHGFIQENKQNKFIDEVLILVMKSPNSFTGEDVVELHCHGGIIIVNKVLKRLLSSNSRVRLANPGEFSQRAFLNGKIDLTQAESINQLINASNTRSAELAFSGIQGEIKKTINDIKNDLINQLCEIEARVDFEEDFTDFDYTKYLKNIKKVKEKIKLLIENAKRNSYIHNGISIALIGKTNVGKSSLLNLLAKKDKAIVTNIPGTTRDVIEVNLTINDIPMKIIDTAGIRETHEQIESIGIKKSFGKIKESDFIIYIYSLEEGFNEEDKKIIQEIPKEKLITILGNKKDLIDCKNINSNELKNTIFMSIKNNDGERLLIDTIIKKCELKQVENINIFLNERHLTNLSACLSNLNDTDEIIKNELPFDLLSIELRDGIQNLSKITGQELTEELLDNIFSKFCIGK, from the coding sequence ATGGATTCGATAGTTACTACAGAAGATACGATAGCCGCAATTGCTTCAGCTATAAGTATAGGGAAAGGAGGAGTTGCGATAATAAGAGTATCAGGGAAAGAATCAATAAATTCTTGCAAAAAGATTGTTCAAACTAAATCTAAATATGCATGGGAATCACATAGAGTTTTTCATGGTTTTATTCAGGAAAATAAACAAAATAAATTTATAGATGAGGTTTTAATTTTAGTAATGAAATCACCAAATAGCTTCACAGGAGAGGATGTTGTTGAACTTCATTGCCATGGAGGAATTATCATAGTGAATAAAGTTCTAAAGAGATTATTATCTAGTAATTCTAGAGTTAGACTTGCAAACCCAGGAGAATTTAGTCAAAGAGCTTTTCTTAATGGAAAAATAGACCTTACTCAAGCAGAGTCGATTAATCAATTAATTAATGCAAGCAATACAAGATCAGCAGAGTTAGCTTTTAGTGGGATTCAAGGAGAAATAAAGAAAACAATTAACGATATTAAAAATGACCTTATAAATCAACTTTGCGAAATAGAAGCGAGAGTTGATTTTGAAGAAGACTTCACAGATTTTGATTACACCAAATATCTAAAAAACATTAAAAAAGTAAAAGAGAAAATAAAATTACTAATAGAAAATGCAAAAAGAAATTCATATATTCACAATGGAATATCCATTGCGCTTATAGGTAAAACAAATGTTGGCAAAAGCTCTTTATTAAATTTGCTTGCAAAAAAAGACAAAGCAATCGTAACTAATATTCCTGGAACAACTAGAGATGTTATTGAAGTTAATTTAACTATTAATGATATTCCAATGAAAATAATTGATACTGCTGGCATAAGAGAAACTCATGAACAAATTGAAAGTATTGGGATTAAAAAAAGTTTTGGAAAAATAAAAGAGTCAGATTTTATAATTTATATTTATAGTCTTGAAGAAGGATTTAATGAAGAAGACAAAAAAATAATACAAGAAATTCCCAAAGAAAAATTAATTACTATTTTGGGCAATAAAAAAGATTTAATTGATTGCAAAAATATTAATTCAAATGAGTTAAAAAACACAATTTTTATGAGTATTAAGAATAATGATGGTGAAAGATTATTGATAGACACAATCATAAAAAAATGCGAATTAAAACAAGTAGAAAATATCAATATATTTTTAAACGAAAGACATCTAACAAATTTGTCTGCTTGCCTATCTAATTTAAATGATACTGATGAAATAATAAAAAATGAATTGCCATTTGATTTATTATCAATTGAACTTAGAGATGGAATTCAAAACTTATCTAAAATAACTGGTCAAGAATTAACAGAGGAACTTCTAGATAATATTTTTTCTAAGTTTTGTATTGGTAAATAA
- the nadC gene encoding carboxylating nicotinate-nucleotide diphosphorylase has translation MDLNTPIISKIIDNWIDEDIGRGDLTIPSITEENGNAYWIAKEEGIFCGVEIIKEIFRKIDLKISPKFNISDGDKFVKDQKLLEIYGPSKSLLASERISLNIAMHLSGISTYTKNLIDKLEGTNIKLADTRKTTPGLRIFEKYAFKCGGGVNHRMGLYDAAMIKENHIAWTDNLKNAVQKIRINSPFTTHIIIEAENIEQAKEAVLAGADSILLDEVSPEIIKKSVQELRDLSINSLKKEVNKNLIIEVSGINPEEICKYLIKGIDLISTSSSITKSNWIDLSMRYIN, from the coding sequence GTGGATTTAAATACTCCAATAATAAGTAAAATCATTGATAATTGGATCGATGAAGATATAGGTAGGGGAGATCTTACAATTCCCTCTATTACGGAAGAGAATGGTAATGCATATTGGATTGCAAAAGAAGAGGGTATATTCTGTGGGGTTGAAATTATAAAAGAAATTTTTAGAAAAATTGATTTAAAAATCAGTCCAAAATTTAATATCTCTGATGGAGATAAATTTGTTAAAGATCAAAAACTCCTAGAAATATATGGACCTTCAAAGAGTTTACTCGCTAGTGAAAGGATTAGCTTAAATATAGCAATGCATTTATCTGGAATATCAACATATACAAAGAATCTTATAGATAAATTAGAAGGCACAAATATAAAATTAGCAGATACTAGGAAAACGACTCCTGGCTTAAGAATATTTGAAAAATATGCATTCAAATGCGGAGGTGGGGTGAATCATAGAATGGGATTATACGATGCTGCTATGATCAAAGAAAATCATATTGCATGGACAGATAATCTTAAGAATGCAGTACAAAAAATTCGCATAAATTCGCCTTTTACAACTCATATCATAATTGAAGCTGAGAATATCGAACAGGCAAAAGAAGCAGTATTAGCGGGAGCGGATAGTATCTTATTAGATGAAGTTAGTCCTGAAATAATCAAAAAAAGTGTTCAAGAATTAAGAGATTTATCAATTAATAGCTTAAAAAAAGAAGTCAATAAAAATTTGATAATAGAAGTTTCTGGAATAAACCCTGAAGAAATTTGTAAATATCTAATAAAAGGTATTGATTTGATTTCAACAAGTTCTTCTATTACCAAAAGTAATTGGATTGATTTAAGTATGCGTTATATTAATTAA
- a CDS encoding aminodeoxychorismate/anthranilate synthase component II, with translation MFLVIDNYDSFTYNLVQYLGELSVEHEITRELIVKRNDEITLDEIIKLNPSGILLSPGPGNPDQSGICMPILKKLSKNIPTLGVCLGHQALAQAFGGKVIVGKELMHGKTSKIFHNQIGLFEDIETPFVATRYHSLIVDSTSLPSCFDITATLEDSTIMAISHKDYKHLHGVQFHPESVLTQFGHKLISNFLKMAEQK, from the coding sequence ATGTTTCTTGTTATTGATAATTACGATAGTTTTACATATAACCTTGTTCAATATTTAGGAGAACTTTCTGTTGAGCATGAAATAACTAGAGAATTAATAGTTAAAAGAAATGATGAAATTACTTTAGATGAAATTATCAAACTAAATCCTAGTGGCATCCTATTATCTCCAGGTCCTGGTAATCCAGATCAATCTGGAATTTGTATGCCAATACTAAAAAAATTATCTAAAAATATTCCGACATTAGGAGTTTGTTTAGGGCATCAAGCTTTGGCCCAAGCTTTTGGAGGTAAGGTTATAGTTGGGAAAGAACTTATGCATGGTAAGACATCCAAAATATTCCATAATCAAATAGGTTTGTTTGAAGATATCGAGACTCCATTTGTGGCGACTAGATATCATAGTCTTATAGTTGATTCAACTTCATTACCATCTTGTTTCGATATAACTGCTACGTTAGAAGACTCAACTATTATGGCTATTTCTCACAAAGACTATAAGCATTTACATGGAGTACAGTTTCATCCTGAAAGTGTATTGACGCAATTTGGTCATAAATTAATTAGTAATTTTCTAAAAATGGCTGAACAAAAGTAA
- a CDS encoding DUF2062 domain-containing protein, with the protein MRFKRDITYKKILSLFWNQNGSPFFNAKGLAIGVFSGCFPFFGFQTLIGVFFAKIAKGNIVLAAIGTWISNPFTYIPLYYFNYKVGSIFLNNSSNKILEKSLVIDDLWKQGRIFSLKLLLGSSCVGIILALICGSIVFFILKVKKK; encoded by the coding sequence ATGAGATTTAAAAGAGATATTACCTATAAGAAAATTCTATCATTATTTTGGAATCAGAATGGAAGTCCTTTCTTTAATGCTAAAGGTTTAGCTATAGGGGTATTTAGTGGCTGCTTTCCTTTTTTTGGGTTTCAGACTTTAATAGGAGTATTTTTTGCAAAAATAGCCAAGGGAAATATTGTTCTAGCAGCAATTGGTACCTGGATAAGCAACCCTTTTACTTATATTCCACTTTATTATTTTAACTATAAAGTTGGTTCGATTTTTTTAAATAATTCTTCTAATAAAATTCTTGAAAAAAGTTTAGTTATTGATGACTTATGGAAACAAGGTAGAATTTTTTCCCTAAAATTACTCTTAGGTTCATCTTGTGTAGGTATTATACTAGCTTTGATTTGCGGCAGTATTGTTTTCTTTATCCTCAAGGTAAAAAAAAAATAG
- a CDS encoding MBL fold metallo-hydrolase, with protein sequence MISQIKNIFFFILFSSFLPTSLLARNLVIKSLGHSSFLINSSEKSILINPFKAIGCASNLKEPKEVNADFILASSRLPDEGYNPNNQLMFVEPGIYQFEDILLNGISVPHDRVDGRRFGMATVWSWEQNDLKIVHMGGAAGDIDINSQIIMSRPDILFISIGGGIKSYDGEEASRIVKILKPNVVIPVHFARGKKINKKCDFSNADLFIENMKNFKVKYIEKDIQIKPKSIDQNTIYIFGN encoded by the coding sequence ATGATTTCTCAAATTAAAAACATTTTCTTTTTTATATTATTTAGCTCTTTTTTACCTACATCATTATTGGCAAGGAATTTAGTAATAAAAAGTCTGGGACATAGTAGTTTCTTAATTAATAGTTCTGAAAAATCGATTCTTATAAATCCCTTTAAAGCAATAGGTTGTGCAAGCAATTTAAAAGAGCCAAAAGAAGTCAACGCAGATTTTATTTTGGCTAGTTCTAGGCTTCCAGATGAAGGATATAACCCTAATAATCAATTAATGTTTGTAGAGCCAGGAATCTATCAATTTGAGGATATTTTATTAAATGGAATTTCCGTGCCACATGACAGAGTAGATGGAAGAAGATTTGGGATGGCAACTGTCTGGAGTTGGGAGCAGAATGATCTTAAAATTGTTCATATGGGAGGCGCTGCTGGTGATATTGATATAAATAGTCAAATTATTATGTCTCGCCCAGATATCTTATTTATTTCGATTGGAGGAGGAATAAAATCTTACGATGGGGAAGAAGCTTCAAGAATAGTTAAGATCTTAAAACCAAATGTAGTTATTCCTGTTCACTTTGCTCGAGGTAAAAAAATTAACAAAAAATGTGATTTCTCAAATGCTGATTTGTTTATCGAAAATATGAAAAATTTTAAGGTAAAATATATTGAGAAAGATATTCAAATAAAACCTAAAAGTATCGATCAAAATACAATTTATATTTTTGGTAATTAA
- a CDS encoding histidinol-phosphate aminotransferase family protein: protein MNDFDQLNNLFPRPREEIINMQSYSAPLENRRNLLRLDFNENTLGPSPKVFEALQAIKLNEISIYPEYNLLKKFLCDKYLDSRRFDNDEIGIFNGADAAINAIFDCFGEKDQIFLTTNPTFGYYSPCSEMRGMKKITCSYIGENFLFPIEEFSEKIIKYNPKLIFICNPNNPTGTVLSSQEIINLANIKKDSLIIVDELYEKFNGDSLLESIDFEKNNNILIIQSLSKTAGLAGLRIGFTFGNKNLINYINKVTGPYDVNSFAITAALAALKDKSYIDNYVLEVKKAREWILNKFKSTKIRTHFNGGNYFLIWPKKDPKILIQQMRQKGILIRSMENKKDIGNSIRVSIGTKEQMIFFWDNYKILDLIN from the coding sequence ATGAATGATTTTGATCAATTAAATAATCTTTTCCCAAGACCAAGAGAAGAAATAATAAACATGCAGTCTTACTCTGCACCTTTAGAAAATAGAAGAAATTTGCTCCGCCTAGACTTTAATGAAAATACTCTAGGTCCAAGTCCTAAAGTTTTCGAGGCATTACAAGCGATAAAATTAAATGAGATTTCAATTTATCCAGAATATAATTTATTAAAAAAATTTTTATGTGATAAATATCTTGATTCAAGAAGATTTGATAATGATGAAATAGGAATTTTCAATGGAGCAGATGCAGCAATAAATGCAATCTTCGATTGCTTTGGAGAAAAAGATCAAATATTTCTAACCACGAATCCAACTTTTGGTTACTATTCTCCTTGTTCAGAAATGCGAGGAATGAAGAAAATAACTTGTTCTTACATTGGAGAAAATTTTCTATTTCCCATCGAAGAATTTAGTGAAAAAATTATAAAGTATAATCCAAAGTTAATATTTATTTGTAATCCAAATAATCCGACAGGAACAGTTTTAAGTTCTCAAGAGATAATTAACTTAGCAAATATCAAAAAAGATTCATTGATAATAGTTGATGAACTATATGAAAAATTTAATGGAGATAGTCTTCTTGAATCGATAGATTTTGAAAAGAATAATAATATACTAATAATCCAATCTCTATCAAAAACAGCTGGTTTAGCTGGTTTAAGAATAGGTTTTACTTTTGGCAATAAAAATTTAATTAATTACATTAATAAAGTTACAGGACCATATGATGTAAATAGCTTTGCTATAACGGCAGCATTAGCAGCACTTAAAGATAAATCATATATTGATAATTATGTTTTAGAAGTAAAAAAAGCAAGGGAATGGATTTTAAATAAATTTAAATCAACAAAAATCAGAACTCATTTTAATGGTGGTAATTATTTCTTAATTTGGCCCAAAAAAGATCCTAAAATTTTAATACAACAGATGAGACAAAAAGGTATTCTTATCAGAAGTATGGAAAATAAAAAAGATATTGGTAATTCAATAAGGGTTAGTATTGGAACTAAAGAACAAATGATTTTTTTCTGGGACAATTACAAGATCTTAGATTTAATAAATTAA
- a CDS encoding bifunctional (p)ppGpp synthetase/guanosine-3',5'-bis(diphosphate) 3'-pyrophosphohydrolase: protein MSEAAANSKEKNEIEVSKTILPENKKYESESLNYQINIPDWLLKDIHNFEKSNKENDENQNLIAKAFKLAYKAHDGQFRASGEPYIIHPVAVANLLKEIGASSSVIAAGLLHDVVEDTGIDLSEIETNFGLEVKILVEGVTKLGGIHFNNRTEAQAENLRKMFLAMASDIRVVLVKLADRLHNMRTIEWLNDEKKLRIARETREIYAPLANRLGINRFKWELEDLAFKFLEPKEYLDLKDQIAVKRSDRERRLKVTLNLMKENLVSAGLKNFEITGRPKHLYGIWSKMERQQKHFHEIYDVAALRIIVDNSDSCYRALAVVHDTFKPIPGRFKDYIGLPKPNGYQSLHTSVIGRHRPIEVQIRTTSMHQIAEYGIAAHWQYKEGGSPAKSNAERFNWLRQLVEWQQEGNERDHNDYLASIKEDLFDEEVFVITPKGDVVGLRKGSTAIDFAYRIHSEVGNHCNGIRINEKLSPLSTALQNGDFIEILTSNNATPSLDWLNFVVTPTAKNRIRQWYKKSHRDETIKRGRDLLEKEVGRNGFEALLSSEAMKKVANRCNLKTTEDLLASLGFGGLTLHQVLNRLREEIKLQTEDVKNDSDSEIAKSLKSNSNLSNNQSNRAAKSPISGIEGLDYRIGKCCTPLPGEDIIGTVSLGNHGITIHREDCENVIPIPIERRLPVGWNQDNKTGDNKFPIQLRIEVIDRVGVLKDILMRLSDKGINVSDANVKTAYGKPAIINLCVGLESYNQLHKTIEQIKSMADVLDIARVGQS, encoded by the coding sequence ATGTCCGAGGCAGCTGCAAATTCAAAAGAAAAAAACGAAATTGAAGTTTCCAAAACTATTTTGCCTGAAAATAAAAAATATGAAAGTGAATCTTTGAATTATCAAATAAACATTCCCGATTGGCTTCTTAAAGATATTCATAATTTTGAAAAATCAAATAAAGAAAATGATGAGAATCAAAACCTTATAGCAAAGGCTTTTAAACTTGCTTATAAAGCTCATGATGGACAATTCCGTGCTAGCGGCGAGCCATACATTATCCACCCGGTTGCTGTTGCAAATCTCCTCAAAGAAATAGGTGCTAGTTCATCTGTTATTGCCGCAGGCCTTTTACATGATGTTGTTGAAGATACTGGCATTGATTTATCCGAAATAGAAACAAATTTTGGATTAGAAGTAAAAATACTTGTAGAGGGCGTAACAAAATTAGGCGGCATTCACTTTAACAACAGGACTGAAGCACAAGCTGAAAATCTTAGGAAAATGTTTTTGGCTATGGCCAGCGATATCAGAGTTGTCTTAGTAAAACTTGCAGATCGACTTCATAACATGAGAACAATTGAATGGCTAAATGATGAGAAAAAACTAAGAATAGCGAGAGAAACAAGAGAGATTTATGCACCATTAGCTAATCGACTAGGAATAAACAGATTTAAATGGGAATTAGAAGATTTAGCTTTTAAATTCCTAGAGCCTAAAGAATATCTAGATCTTAAAGATCAAATCGCTGTTAAAAGAAGTGATAGAGAAAGAAGATTAAAAGTAACTTTGAATCTTATGAAGGAAAACTTGGTTTCAGCAGGCTTGAAAAATTTTGAAATAACAGGTAGGCCAAAACATCTTTATGGCATCTGGAGCAAAATGGAAAGGCAACAAAAGCATTTTCACGAGATTTATGATGTTGCTGCCCTAAGAATTATCGTGGACAATTCAGATAGTTGTTATCGAGCTTTAGCAGTCGTTCATGATACTTTTAAACCAATTCCCGGTAGATTTAAAGACTATATAGGATTACCAAAACCCAATGGATACCAGTCCTTACACACTTCTGTGATTGGAAGACATCGACCTATTGAAGTTCAAATTAGAACTACTTCGATGCATCAAATTGCTGAATATGGTATTGCCGCTCATTGGCAATACAAAGAGGGTGGTTCTCCTGCTAAAAGTAATGCCGAGAGATTTAATTGGCTAAGACAATTAGTAGAATGGCAACAAGAAGGTAATGAAAGGGATCATAATGATTATTTAGCTTCAATTAAAGAAGATTTATTTGATGAAGAAGTATTTGTGATCACTCCAAAAGGAGATGTTGTTGGTTTAAGGAAAGGATCTACCGCGATAGATTTCGCCTATAGAATACATTCTGAAGTTGGAAATCACTGTAATGGAATAAGAATTAATGAAAAGCTTTCACCATTATCTACTGCACTTCAAAATGGTGATTTCATAGAAATTTTGACAAGTAATAATGCTACTCCAAGCTTGGATTGGCTGAACTTCGTTGTTACGCCAACTGCTAAAAATAGAATTCGCCAATGGTATAAGAAAAGCCATCGAGATGAAACTATTAAAAGAGGTAGAGATTTACTCGAAAAAGAAGTAGGTAGAAACGGTTTTGAAGCATTACTTTCTAGTGAAGCCATGAAAAAAGTTGCAAATCGATGCAATTTAAAAACTACTGAAGACCTTCTTGCATCTCTTGGTTTTGGTGGTTTAACTTTGCATCAAGTATTAAACAGACTTAGAGAAGAAATAAAATTACAGACAGAAGATGTAAAAAATGATTCTGACTCTGAAATAGCAAAATCTCTTAAAAGTAATAGCAATTTATCCAATAATCAATCTAATAGAGCAGCTAAATCGCCAATTTCCGGGATAGAAGGTCTTGATTACAGAATAGGTAAATGCTGCACCCCACTCCCAGGCGAGGATATTATCGGAACTGTGTCGCTCGGCAACCATGGGATAACTATACATAGGGAAGATTGTGAAAATGTAATACCAATTCCAATAGAGAGAAGATTACCTGTAGGTTGGAATCAAGATAATAAAACTGGCGATAATAAGTTTCCAATTCAGCTACGAATAGAAGTAATTGATAGAGTTGGAGTTCTTAAAGATATTCTTATGCGGTTATCTGATAAAGGTATAAACGTTAGCGATGCCAATGTTAAAACTGCTTATGGTAAGCCAGCTATTATAAATCTTTGTGTAGGTCTTGAAAGTTATAATCAACTTCACAAAACAATTGAACAAATTAAATCAATGGCAGATGTTTTAGATATTGCTAGAGTTGGACAAAGTTAA
- the argS gene encoding arginine--tRNA ligase, translating into MLIIFKELTNNFEQTLLDSLKKNDKEREFEILRKNLITQSSKEEFGDYQCNVCLSLSKIYKKNPRDISNDFINLLNKNKSIAKLCKSLEIAGPGFINIKLKDEVLINEIKSNIQCQRGGVPQIKKDLVSGLSNKVIVDFSSPNIAKEMHVGHLRSTIIGDSISRIFELRGYQVLRLNHVGDWGTQFGMLITQLKDLYSNDLEEIGKIKISDLVEFYKESKKRFDNEYEFQKRSREEVVKLQSGDIKSIKAWKLLCDQSRKEFDEIYKNLKIKIEERGESFYNPFLKSVIEDLNLKKILVEDQGAKCVFLDGMNNKEGKPLPLIIQKKDGGFNYATTDLAAIRYRFNKPPNGDDASRIIYVTDHGQANHFAGVFQVAKKAKWIPENCQVDHVPFGLVQGIDGKKLKTREGETIRLKDLLKEAVRRAKEDLLKRLEDENRYETEDFIENTSRIIGLGAVKYADLSQNRITNYQFSFDKMLSLNGNTAPYLLYTLVRIAGIKRKNDFVYDSKDIQYKNYEHKSEWKLIRKLLKFDEVIISIEKDLMPNRLCNYLFELCQTFNRFYDQVPILKEEKYIKISRLNLCDLTAKTLKLSLELLGIETLERM; encoded by the coding sequence ATGCTAATCATTTTTAAAGAATTAACAAATAACTTCGAACAAACTCTTTTAGATAGTCTAAAAAAAAATGATAAAGAAAGAGAATTCGAAATTCTTAGAAAAAATTTAATTACACAATCATCAAAAGAGGAATTTGGTGATTATCAATGTAATGTTTGTTTAAGTTTATCTAAAATATATAAAAAGAATCCAAGAGATATTTCTAATGATTTTATTAACCTTTTAAATAAAAATAAAAGCATAGCAAAATTATGTAAGAGTCTAGAAATAGCTGGACCTGGATTTATAAATATAAAATTAAAGGATGAAGTTCTAATAAATGAAATTAAATCAAATATTCAATGCCAAAGGGGTGGAGTACCTCAAATTAAAAAAGATTTAGTTAGTGGCTTATCAAATAAAGTCATTGTAGATTTTTCTAGTCCTAATATTGCTAAAGAAATGCATGTAGGGCATTTAAGATCAACAATAATAGGAGATTCAATATCCAGAATTTTCGAGTTAAGAGGTTATCAAGTATTAAGACTAAATCATGTTGGCGATTGGGGAACGCAATTTGGAATGCTTATTACTCAGCTCAAAGATTTATATTCAAATGATTTAGAGGAGATAGGCAAAATTAAAATAAGTGATTTAGTTGAATTTTATAAAGAATCAAAAAAAAGATTTGATAATGAATATGAATTCCAAAAAAGATCTAGAGAGGAAGTAGTTAAGTTACAAAGTGGAGATATTAAATCGATTAAAGCTTGGAAATTATTATGTGATCAATCTAGAAAAGAATTTGATGAAATCTATAAAAATTTAAAAATAAAAATAGAAGAAAGAGGTGAATCTTTTTACAATCCCTTCTTAAAATCAGTTATTGAGGATTTGAATTTAAAAAAAATATTAGTAGAAGATCAAGGAGCAAAATGTGTATTTTTAGATGGGATGAATAATAAAGAAGGCAAACCTTTACCACTAATTATTCAAAAAAAAGATGGGGGTTTTAACTATGCCACAACAGATCTAGCTGCTATAAGATACAGATTCAATAAACCTCCTAATGGTGATGATGCTTCGAGAATTATTTATGTAACTGATCATGGACAAGCAAATCATTTTGCTGGAGTTTTTCAAGTTGCAAAAAAAGCAAAATGGATCCCAGAGAATTGCCAAGTAGACCATGTCCCTTTTGGTTTAGTTCAAGGAATTGATGGCAAAAAACTAAAGACAAGGGAAGGTGAAACAATACGTTTAAAAGATTTATTAAAAGAAGCAGTTAGAAGAGCAAAAGAAGATTTATTGAAAAGATTAGAAGATGAAAATCGTTATGAGACAGAAGATTTTATTGAAAATACTTCAAGAATAATTGGATTAGGAGCTGTTAAGTATGCAGATTTAAGCCAAAATAGAATTACAAATTATCAATTTAGTTTTGATAAAATGCTTTCCCTAAATGGTAATACTGCTCCTTATTTATTATATACACTTGTAAGAATTGCAGGAATTAAAAGAAAAAATGATTTTGTTTATGACTCTAAAGATATTCAATATAAAAATTATGAACATAAATCTGAGTGGAAACTTATCAGAAAATTACTTAAGTTCGATGAAGTCATAATATCTATTGAAAAAGACTTAATGCCAAATAGATTATGCAATTATCTATTTGAGCTATGTCAGACTTTTAATAGATTCTATGATCAAGTTCCAATACTCAAAGAAGAAAAATATATAAAAATTTCTAGACTGAATTTATGTGATCTAACTGCAAAAACACTAAAATTAAGCTTAGAGCTTCTAGGAATTGAAACTTTAGAAAGAATGTAA